A genome region from Triticum aestivum cultivar Chinese Spring chromosome 2B, IWGSC CS RefSeq v2.1, whole genome shotgun sequence includes the following:
- the LOC123043010 gene encoding cytochrome P450 87A3, whose protein sequence is MPWLLLVAMVVALLAAWLIHLVMRWNMGPPCSAGALLPPGSRGLPLLGETLQFFARNPSLELIPFLKRRVDRYGPIFRTNLIGEDLIVSMDPELNNLVFQKEEKLFQIWYPESIMRIMGADCIIATLGTFHKHLRTLVLRLFGPENLRLVLLHEVEQTAQASLLSWLDHPSIEVKEATSSMIFSITAKRLISYDSSRSDGKLWKQFDAFLQGLLAFPLYVPGTAFYKCMQGRKNVMKILQEMLSERKKETHRESVDFIDLLINDMKEKKTIMNEKIALDLLFLLLFAGFETTSSGITATLKFLADDPKALQELTEEHNNIRKRRIDPDSEITWEEYKSMKFTSHVIHEALRLANIAPLMFRKATEEVHIKGYTLPKGSKIMVNPSSIHLDPTVYKDPSVFNPWRWKDTTEPAGGSSKEFMAFGGGLRLCVGADFAKLQMAIFLHCLVTKYSWKVVKGGTMVLSPGLQFPGGFHIQLLPKA, encoded by the exons ATGCCTTGGCTTCTTCTCGTGGCCATGGTCGTGGCCCTGTTAGCTGCGTGGTTAATCCATTTGGTCATGAGATGGAACATGGGTCCACCATGCAGCGCAGGGGCACTGCTGCCGCCGGGGTCGAGGGGTCTCCCGCTCCTCGGGGAGACGCTCCAGTTCTTTGCCCGGAACCCTTCGCTGGAGCTCATCCCCTTCTTGAAGCGACGTGTGGATAG GTACGGTCCAATTTTTAGGACAAATTTGATTGGTGAAGACCTCATTGTCTCCATGGATCCAGAGTTGAACAACTTAGTGTTCCAAAAGGAGGAGAAGCTATTCCAAATTTGGTATCCGGAGTCAATCATGAGAATCATGGGAGCCGACTGCATTATTGCGACACTTGGGACCTTCCACAAGCACCTCAGGACTCTAGTACTTCGTCTCTTTGGCCCAGAAAATCTCAGGCTAGTTCTGCTCCATGAAGTGGAGCAGACGGCCCAGGCTAGTCTACTCTCCTGGCTCGATCATCCTAGCATCGAAGTGAAAGAGGCAACCTCTAGT ATGATATTCAGCATTACAGCAAAGCGATTAATCAGCTATGACTCCTCAAGGTCGGATGGGAAGTTGTGGAAGCAATTCGATGCATTTCTTCAAGGACTACTAGCATTTCCACTTTACGTTCCTGGCACAGCATTCTACAAATGTATGCAG GGCCGGAAGAATGTGATGAAGATTTTGCAGGAAATGCTCAGTGAGAGGAAGAAGGAAACACATCGGGAGAGTGTTGACTTTATCGATCTCTTGATCAACGATATGAAGGAGAAGAAGACTATAATGAATGAGAAAATTGCATTGGATTTGCTCTTCTTATTATTGTTCGCAGGCTTTGAAACCACGTCATCTGGGATAACTGCGACACTCAAGTTTCTAGCCGATGATCCTAAGGCGCTGCAGGAACTAACA GAGGAGCACAACAACATCCGGAAAAGAAGGATTGATCCTGACTCTGAAATCACATGGGAGGAATACAAGTCCATGAAATTTACATCTCAT GTCATACATGAAGCATTAAGGCTGGCTAACATTGCTCCCTTAATGTTTAGAAAAGCAACAGAGGAAGTTCATATCAAAG GTTACACTCTTCCAAAAGGATCAAAGATCATGGTTAATCCTTCTAGCATTCATCTGGATCCTACGGTTTACAAGGATCCTAGTGTGTTCAATCCCTGGAGGTGGAAG GATACTACTGAACCAGCTGGTGGCTCCTCAAAGGAGTTCATGGCCTTTGGTGGCGGGCTACGATTATGTGTTGGTGCCGACTTTGCTAAGCTACAAATGGCCATCTTCCTGCATTGCTTAGTTACCAAATATAG TTGGAAAGTGGTCAAGGGAGGAACCATGGTGCTTTCTCCTGGACTACAGTTTCCTGGTGGTTTTCACATACAACTTCTCCCAAAAGCTTGA